The genomic DNA GTGCTGGTGTTTGACTTGAACCAATGGTACAAGGCAGAGATGCCGTACGAATGCGACTGGCAGCAGGAACTGACCCACACGGTGGTGTTTCACCTGAAGGGGGAAAGTTTTCATGCCCGGCTGAACGAACGATCGTTGGTGCTGTTTCGGTCGATCCAGCGCCCGGAGGAACATTTTTATCCCAGCTCGTTGGCATTCGGTAAGCAGTTCTAGCACACAAGCGTATGGATTGTTCACTAAATCActgtctttttcttttgcggcACAGATATTATGAACTTCAATGGTATCAACTGCAACACGTACCGCTGGATCGGATTGCAGAACAAGCTGCTTCAGTATCTCGAGCAGGACGGGGCAAACAGCGTCATTCACCCAGCGGGACTGTACGGAATGCTTTGTCGGGCCGCGCTGTTGCCTCAGTTTCACGAACCCATATCGCCCTCCGATGGCGTTGCGAAGGAACAGCGAGAGTTTGTGCTATCGCTAGCGCTGGAATACAACTGTCACATGTTTCTGCAGAGCTGCATCGATCTGTGGGCCGACGGAAGCCATCTCGGGGCGGAACCCGAGCAGGGTGTGTCCCTTTCGACGATAACGGACTGGATTTGGAATCGATCGAAGGCGCTGAAATCGGTGTGCAATCGTATGCTCGCGACGCTTATGACCGATCAGGCCGGAAGACGTGTCGATGCACGAACGCAGGATGCACTTTCGCACTGCACGCGGCAAATGAAGCAGCTGGCGGAGCTGTATCGAAGGATCATGTCCGATTGTTTGGAGTTTATACCGGAAAATGGTAAGTCGCAGGGCTAGGCTGCAAAATGGGCAGTTtaattcttccttttttttaccacGCTTGTAACAGTTCAGGGTCGTCTGGCGAAAGAATCGGCCTCGATTACGGCGGCTGCCGAGTATCAGGACGTTCTTCAGTGGCTGCTCCATGTGGGCATTTTGCCAGAGGCGAACCAATCCGACGACGAGCAGGACAGCGACAGTTTGCTGTTGGTGCCGTATCCCTACACACGGCTGTTGGAGTTTTACCGCAAGAGACGACACTTGCTGGACGAGCAGAAGAGTAAAGCCGTTCCTGACTTATCGACGTCCGGCAAGCTGCTCTTCATCGATAACTACCTCCAGCGTGAATTTGACGTGGAGACGGTTTGGAAGGCGTGGCACGAAGACACTCCCGTCAACGGTCAGGCACTCTATCCGCCGTGCTCGTTGCAGAAAGCGTTGCGCATTTTGCTCATTCCTGACGTGGTGCTGGAGCGGAAGCTCGTGCTGTTGCTGTATCTGTTTATGGACGTCGTAGCAGCGGTAGAGGACGAACGGTAATTACAGTGTTACGTGGTTTCCTTTCACGATTTATGTCGAAGTTAAACTAATGCTCTTCTCCATTTGGCAGATTTGAAAATGTCGTGCGTCAGCTGGAGAAATTTCCACGTGTATTCAACGTGAAAATTGGCACGCTGGAACGTGTGCGTGCCTTTTGGCACCTGGATCATGGAAATGTATCGGTAAGCATCCATTTTCTTAAGCAAATAATAATACTCTGCAATACGTGAACTCCCTTTGTACTTGCTGCAGGAAACGGTAAACGAATTTCTCTCGCCTCTATCGATTACGATCGAATTTCCACAATGGCACCGTGAGCTGATGGTGTCGGTTCTGCTGCGCCTGGAAGCTCCGAACCTCGCGCTGAAAGTGCTCCGAGCTCCCGGATGTCCGGTTTCGCCGCAGCTAGAGCTGACGACGCTGGTTCAGAACAATCTCATCTCGGAAGCATTCAGCTTGCAGCGCCGCACACCGCAACCGGACGGTCGCCAGCTAGTCTGGTTCATCGAAGCCATACTGATGGCCGGCACACCGGAAACGCTGCTAGAGTTCGCTCTCAACGACGAGGAAAAGCATGTGCTCCGCAGCTACCTGCGCGACTGTCCGCTGGAAACGAGCGACAGCTTGCTGTTGGGTCATCTGTTGCAAAACTTTGAATTTGTCGAAGCGGTCCAGTTCGTGGATCGGCTCGGCCGGAAGCGTAACGTGGAGGTTCAAAAGGAAATTCTCGGCCTTTATCACAACGCACTCGATCCCATGAGCCAACAGCTGGCGTATCTCACGTACCAACACCCGGCTGAGCTGGAACCGAAAGGAACAAACGCGGCCAGCCCAAACTCGCCGGCGGATGCGCTGGAAACGTTAAGTTCGCGGCTCATTCGTCAGCGAGCGGATTTCCGTGTGCGCGTGCTGCACCAATCGGTGGCGGCCGTTAAGGAAGCCGCTATCAAGACGGGTCTCCAGCACGACCGACCGTTCTTGGACAAACCGAGTCTCGGAGTGTTTCAATGCCGTCCAACGGTGCGCAGTTTCAACGTTTGCTATCCGGTGCGGTTGGATCCGTCCATGAAGAAACGGCGTCAGCGGGATTGGGACGTGTCGGACGAGGATCTAGCGATGGGTCGTAAGCCGCCAGTTCCGCTGCTGAATGAAGAGGACGGATTTGGAAATCCGCGGAAGAAACGGTACCTGGGACCATCGGACCGTGACATCAGCGTCCCATCGAATGAAGGCACAGGAAGGCGAAGGAAGTTTGCCGACTTTGAGTTTCCCGTGCCAGTAATTCCCGAGTTTCGCCCAATGAAACCAAAGTTCAACTTTACCGCGGCAAACTCAACCCTGATATCCAGCATGGAACGGGCGACTCACTCCGAAAAGTCAACCAGCCATTCACCAAGCATTTTCCTGACGACGCCACCGTTTGCGAAGAAACAACCACTGCAACGCGATCCGCAGAATCGTTCTGGTTCGGCTGATGGCGATGAAGCGCACGACGATTCCTACACACCTCCGGGCATTTTAAAGTCGACTCAATCGCTGCAGGGTCGTAACAGCTCTCCGATCGCAGCGCATGATCGTATCGCAGCCGATGGTGAGGAAAAGGTGCTGCGCTTTGATTTGCCGCCCGGTTCGACTACGCTCGAGGATTCCTGCTTGGTTGACGACACCAAAGAGCTGCCGAATGAGGAGGAGACAGTTGCAGCAGCGGCTGGTACCGCCTCCCATTTGGCCACTCCCGTGCTGCGCCACGATCTTGATCTATCGGGTATCTCGAATGATGATTTCTACTCACCGGAAGTGACGATGGAGCAGAACAGTTTGCAGCAAGTGCTTGCATCGGGAGGACCGTTCGGACGTCGATCGATTCATAATTCCCGATCGGGCACACCGGTCACTGGGGTGCTGCCTGGAGAGGGAGGCAATAACATTGCAATCATCATCGAAGATCACTACGAGGAGGATGATGAGCAACGTGCAAAAGAACAGCAACAGGATGAGGAGATGGAAATGGAAGTGGACGAAGGAGACGTACCACCGTCGAGTGAGCATGTGTTCGTGATCGAGGACAGCGATGGAGAGCAGGTGAACGAAAGCCATCCGGAACGACCGGCGGCGGTTAGTGACGAAGGTGATGAAATTGTGATCCTTGATGAGGAATCGTTTAATCAACGGGGACCATTAGCTGCTGAAGAGTGAGTATCTAGGGCACAAGAAACaactttatttaaatgttCTTATCATTTCCGGATGCTACTCAGGGCGAAGTGAAACATATACAGGTACAGATTTGGAATCTCAGATCCTTCTGAAACACttcgatgaaatatttcacttcAGAAATGCCTGAAAATATTCCATCCTGAAATGATTCTAGCATCCAGAATGCTACGCCTACTTTGACTACGTTTGTAACATGTTTTGAGCATGAGGTTGCTAACACGGTTATTCTTTCCCTAGGAACGAAAGTAAGAAGCAAGGTGCAATTGTGGTTGTAAGGCACGAAGAACACGTCATGGAACAAGAAGCTTCCGCAGATATCACAGGATCGGTACatgaagaggaggaagaagagcaGGACGAGGAGCAGGACGAGGAGCAGGACGGGGAGCAGGACGAGGAAGAACAGGAACATGAAGAGGACGACGCAAGTGGAGAGGAAGCTGTTGATGAAGAAGATGCTTATGAAGAATCGctagaggaggaggaggaagaggagaaCGGTAGTCAAGAAGCTGTTGATGAGGATAGCGTGCTGGAGGTGATCGATCTCAGCGATGAGGAAAAACCGGCCGAAGCGAACCCCGAGGACAACGATGATGATCCGGAAGAGTATGTGTTCAGCAGCACGTCACAGTCTTCCTCCACGTCGTCGTCCGACGGTCACGATGGCGACGGTATGCAGCCACCCGGTGCAGTGCCGTTGAATGTAGCGGTTGCCGAGAGTGCGTCGGATAATTTAGACGCAGCCGAAGGTAGTCCGCCAGGTTGGCATTACGAGCAATCGCACCCAGACATAAATGTGGACAATTTGTACGATGACATCATTGAGCTGGAGCAGGTGGGTGAACCGCCGCAAGAACAATCGCTTGCGAGCACCGCTCCGGATGATGCGATGGGTTACATTCAGGTACCTACCACATCTTCGTCGACCCATCGCACCGAAGCGGAGGGGCTGGCCACGTCCGGCGGTGATGGTGGAGAAGCCGAATCGTCCGAGGTGGAGGATCTGTCTGTGCCTCAGCAAGAGACAGACGGGGTGGAGGATGGAGTTGCCGCACGGGATCTTTCTGTTGCAGCGGCCGCTGACCAGTGGCCAGATAATGTGGCTAGCTCTAGCTCGAGTCTCTCTGCCGCTGGCCCGTCCTTGAATGCATCTGCACCAGTGACGAGTGCGGCGCCCAGTGCAACGACCACAGCTTCTCCGCAAACAACCCCAACACAGGAGAAAGTGTTTGGCCAACCGAAGAATGCGCATGAGCTGGAAGTTCCGGCAATGAATCTGTCGGTCAAACCGGATGAAGCGCACGGTTCCAGTCGCAAGAACAGCAAGGGCGAAGAGAACGGCCTCACGGAAGATGCCCGGGCGCTGAATCTATCTGCCGGACAGCAAGAGCTGGCCGAACAGGGCTTAATCGACGCAGACGATGGAAATGTGAGTAGCAATCAGGAGGAGGAAAATGAGAAAGCGGTACGGGAGGAAGCACAATCATCGGACGAGACAAGGGCAGAAGATCACGAAGAGCTGGAAGCTGAGCTGCGTGTGTCGGATGATGAGGCGTCAAGTGAAAAGCCTGCCGAAGAAAGCGTACAAGAAACGAAATCTACGGACCAGGGAAGTAAGGAAGAACCGGGAGCGGAGGTCACAGACTCCCCGAAACAAGCATCAAAAGGCGCTTTCATGCACCACGATGACGCGGAAGCATCAACCTCAACTCCACGCACCAACGTAAAAACACGTCTAATGGCAGCGTTGGAAAAATCGGCCACCACCGTcgaacaaccacacacaccgtCAAGGCGGCGTGGTATGCGTGCATCGTCGGTGCTGGCCGAAACGACAACCACCCCGCTATCGCCGATGCTGTCCCGCAGTCGACGCTTTACATCGGCCGACAACTTGGCCGGCAGCACACCGGAACCAACGCAACCGCTCACTCCGCGCCGTTCGACGCGTGCAGCCTCGTTGGTGAAGGAACTGTTTACTGGCAGCGGCGCTACACCCCAGAAACGAGCGCGTCGAACTTCGCAAGCATCCATTGAACCGGAGCAGGGGGAAACCATCGTAAACCGGTCGCACGATTCCGTGGAAGAACCACGGGAACCTTCGGAACGCTCGTTTGCCAGCTCCACCGCCAGCAGCACACGGCGCAGTATGCGTTTGAAAAAATCCTCTCAAATGCCACAAACCCACGAACCGACGACGACTGGTCCATCGGATGGTCAAGCGGCGGCGGGACCACTGCTGGCCGAGTACTCCACCAATCGGCGCCTAACCCGGCACCAGCTAGCAGTGATGGAAAAGTCGATGGGAGGAATGATTGGATCGGACAGAAgcgcagcagcaccaccaccaccgccgcgcCGAGTGTCGGTGGATCGTCGGAGTCACGATGTGACCGAGACGGGCGGCGGTGACAGTGAGTCAGAGTCGATCGTATCGAACGTTAGCAATCAGTCGTCGGTACGTACGACCCGATCACGCGCTAGTCGCACCACGACCACACGCTCCAAACGCGGCAGCAGCCGGAAGCGGAACGAGCCGGACGAGGAGCAACAGGCCggcgattccgattccgaccAATCGCTGGTGTATGCGAGCAGTCAGCGTTCCGCGGTGGGTTTGGAACCGATTGCGGAAGAAGGTAAGGCCGTTCCCGTGCGTGCAGTGCAAAAACCCTTCTACAGAGCTCTTAAACCGCCGTGCACACCTCTTTGTTTCATTGTAGGTGAATCTAATCCTTCCACCACACGGACACGTCGTGGCCGGCTAGCTAAAAATGCAAAGTAGTGTACGACACAGCATCAGGAAGCATCGTCGGGCATCCGGTGGTAGGCGCtttgcaagtgtgtgtgtaagttaTTGGGGTGTATTTTGTTGATTCTAGAATAAacggtgtttttctttcatacTCGTACCGTAATGCATGTTGAGAGTAAATTTCCTACACACTACACGtgctacttcttcttcttcttcgttggccTCGTTGGCATTCagaacctcgagaggtctcggcctgccatatttctggctttctgtgacttaattttacccgtagaaaagtagtcagctttacgtacggagaggcggtgtGAAgaccatgtgaagaccggcgccgctgtcgcctccgccaccggaccgccccaactaCGTGCTACAGCTATCCGAAATTGTTGAACATGACGAGGAACTCCTCCTTTCTGGAGGAGTATGAGACCAGCATGCTCGTCCGATTTCCCAATTAGCAGAATATCTGCTTTGCTACTCAGCTCGAGGTCTATTTCTTCGTCTTGATCAAACAAACCTCCAGGTCTTAGACTCCAGatagacttcttcttcttcttcttcctccttggcactacaccTTGACAGGTTGCGCATAGAAGCCCTCATTTTATTGAGGCCAGGACTCTCGGTAGCTCTCGAGCTCACTACTCAACACTATATGTGTCTCTGCTTCCCATTCGGGTCCTGTAACGGGCAAAACGGGAGAATCTGTCCTCTTACTTAAGTCCCAGACAGAATATTCGAAGCTCTTACTTTGCTTTGCACTTCGAACCAGGGAGTCGTAGGAGTTGAGGACCTCGGTCGGAATTTTTCTAGAGCAGACAGAGCGTTTGATAGGCTCTTTCCAGTGTTAGATAGCTGGTGGGGTTGTTCGGTATGATTCTCGTGACATGACACACACCCCGCAATCGTCCGtcattttctcaattttaaaaagtaaaaactcACGCACGGTTCCCTTTTCAGTATCCTTGTTCTaagattgaaaacaaaaatcggaaCATTCTAGGAAGTGGATAGGAAGGAAAGGTAAGGACAGCAAAGAACCGACGAAGCAGAGTGAGagacggaaggaaggaaggaggaGTTATAGGAAGgtaaagagggagagagagagagagagagagtgcaagAAGAAACCATATTCGGATACAATTTATTGCGTTTCTCTATTCGTTTTATGCATACCTTATaatgttggtgtgtgtgtatataagatagagtttaaaaaatatataaaccaCAGTAGAGCAATACATAGTTTAATAAATTACCAATTACATACGCACGGTCCGCGTCCTGATCTTGTGGCGTTTtatctaacacacacacacacacacgcgcgtgcaTGCTGCCTCTCACAATTGTTTTTGGAGTTCGTTTTGTTTAGCGGATTAGCTCAATTGTTTCGTTATCTAAGGGAAAATTGGGACTACACTGTAAAGCCCTTCGCTTGCTGTGGTATGTGTGCTGGTAAGATTTGGTTGTGTGGCTGAATTTAGTGGTCTATGCGTTGCcgtaaagcagcagcagtgcttCAGGAGAAACGGGCTGGAACTATTACATTGAGGAGAGAAGTAGTTTAACAGAGGGAAAAGTGGGTTTTCCAAATAAGATGGCGAGAGAACACCATCCCGCGGAAAAGGATAACTTCCTTCCGATTTTTGAAAAGTGGGTGCCGCTTTTCGGAGCCCCCCTCGAAACGAAAGCAACTCTAAGCGAGCGAGTTTATTGGGGATTAGAAGGGAATTAGAAGGAAGGAGGAGCCGGTTGGACAGTGGTGGCCTGCTGCGTTGAGCGTCTCACTTGGCCGGCCCGTTGTTGATGCGCGCCTCCTTGGCAATGTTCTTCTTCAGATGCTCCTTGTAGTCGAGAATGTTGCCGTTCCACTTGGTGACCGTCCCCTTCTCGCACACCCAAATCTCCTCCGCCACCTGGTTAATGAGCCGGAAGTCGTGACTGACGAGCACCAGCCCTCCCTCGAAGTCGTTAATCGCTTCCGCTAAGGCATCGATCGTTTCCATATCCAAATGATTCGTCGgttcgtccagcagcagcagatgcggCTTTTTCCACGCCAGATACGCGAACACCACCCGGCACCGTTGCCCGTCGGACAGCTGCCGGATCGGGCACACCTGCTGGCGTCCCGTCAGCCCGTACCGGCCGATAATCTTCCGCATCTCCTCTCGCTCCACCACCTCCGGGAAGCTTTTCAGCATGTAATCCAGCGGGCTCGCGTCCATGTCGAGCAGTTCGTGCAGATGCTGGTGGTACCGGGCGATGCGCAGATGCGAGTTCTTGCGGATCATGCCCGCCGTCGGCACcagatcaccgtacagcagCTTCAGCAGCGTACTCTTGCCCGCACCGTTCGGTCCGACCAGGGCAAGCCGCGTGTCCAGATCGATGCCGAACTCGAGATTTTTGTAAATGTACGGCGTCTGCTCGTTGTACCGGAAGCTAACGTTTTGCACCATAATCACCGGCGGCGGAATGGTGCCGCACGAGGGGAAACAAAAGTTGAGCTGCTTCTCGTCCACCGCCTTCTCGGTCAATCCTTGCGCCACCATCTTGGCGAGCGTCTTCTCCTTCGATTGGGCCTGCCGGGCGAGCTTGGCCGAACCGTGCCCGAACCGGGCGATGTAGTTCTTCATGTGTGCGATCTGATCCTGCTCCCAGTTGTACTGCTTCATCTGGTTCTCGAGCAGCTCGAGCCGGGTCTTGACGAACTGTTCGTAGTTGCCGGTGTAGTACTTCAGCCGCTTCTGCGTCATGTGGATGATGTTCGTGCAGACGCCGTTCAGGAAGTCCTGCGAGTGCGAGATGATCACCAGGATGCGCTTGTACGTCTTCAGCTCCTCCTCCAACCACACGCACGCGTCCAGATCGAGATGGTTGGTCGGTTcgtccagcagcagaagaTGCGGCTTCACGTACAGTGCCCTTGCCAGTGCGATACGCATCCGCCAACCGCCGGAAAAGTCCTTCGCCGCCTTCTGCTGCATTTCCTTGCTGAAACCTAAACCGTGCAGAATGCGGGACGCTTTCGCTTCCGCCTGATCGGCCGACATTTCGTCCAGCCGGTCGTAAATGTCCATCAGCTGCTCCTGCGCCTCGTCGTCCTCCTGGTCGACCAGCGCGTCGGCCATCTTCTCCAGCTTGATGCGCTCCTCGTCCACCTCCATCACGCACTGGATGGCGCTTTTCGAGCTGGCCGGAATTTCGCGCGTCAGATGGAATATGTCGATGTGGTCCGGGATGGCCACCTCGCGATTGCCCAGCACGGACAGCAGGGACGATTTGCCGCACCCGTTCGCGCCGAGCAAACCGTACCGCCGGCCACAGTTCAGCTCGAGCATCGTGTCCTGCAGCAGCTCGCAGCCGAAGAAGGTGATCGAGAAGTTGGAGAACTTGATGTCACGCGACCGGGGATGCACGGCCAACGAACCGGTACAGGCACGGGCCTCCGCATTGATCCGTGCCTCCTCGTCCAGCTTCGCGCACAGTGCCTCTGTAACAAGACGTAGACGGAATCGTCGTAGTTCCACCAGCTGTGTAGTCGCCTACTTGGCTCCACTTACCTTCCTCAGTCATTTCGGCGGTAGCAGCAGCGCCGTTCGTGCCGCCGTTCGCAATCTTTTTGTCATCCTTCTTCGAGCTCGTGACCGGGATGCTTTTCTTGTTGCGGCCTTTCTGCTTCTTGTCCGGTGCCATCGTGTTGTACGGGTGGGTTAAAACTGGacggaagaagaaagaaaaacgtcACTGATCgtcacacgcgcacacacgcacgcacacatcaaCACAGGTGGCAGCAGCTGGGCAGCAAATTCCGACGGGGCAAAAGTGGGTTAAACCGTTTCGAGGGCGATCAGGTGTAACGGAGCCAGAATTTGTTCAGCATGATT from Anopheles stephensi strain Indian chromosome 2, UCI_ANSTEP_V1.0, whole genome shotgun sequence includes the following:
- the LOC118504979 gene encoding uncharacterized protein LOC118504979, whose translation is MSSDISLELVNVLPYTREQSTAAADGTDTEEKRGVLERNGITWYARGSVLEVFNVNSSFKVISHNFHPCTSKSKPCTVECVEEVESVGCALLAVGLRLGSEQSQIVFLSVRGGREVGRIDVQEDVKLLRYMDPSSCSIGLLSKYQGCLAAGTEDGKVILIDLCLRRLSNGFGREVAMNDPGKRQCHIEFSRGSLKQLIQNHAKIQERGLYFGLQLSHNEQASVECLLDIVPLKVICIGLADGTVLLWDLVDHSIMHRIAPPTDDCSVVALNYIEPSDDPKACLYLWIFYAHPEGAFAFLHMIMCEEKYSQQGTFVYDQFLSCSSRLTLTTYDPGSVPLNVQTVTKKVFQEDEPITLSVLSWLGSNGTTTVLVFDLNQWYKAEMPYECDWQQELTHTVVFHLKGESFHARLNERSLVLFRSIQRPEEHFYPSSLAFDIMNFNGINCNTYRWIGLQNKLLQYLEQDGANSVIHPAGLYGMLCRAALLPQFHEPISPSDGVAKEQREFVLSLALEYNCHMFLQSCIDLWADGSHLGAEPEQGVSLSTITDWIWNRSKALKSVCNRMLATLMTDQAGRRVDARTQDALSHCTRQMKQLAELYRRIMSDCLEFIPENVQGRLAKESASITAAAEYQDVLQWLLHVGILPEANQSDDEQDSDSLLLVPYPYTRLLEFYRKRRHLLDEQKSKAVPDLSTSGKLLFIDNYLQREFDVETVWKAWHEDTPVNGQALYPPCSLQKALRILLIPDVVLERKLVLLLYLFMDVVAAVEDERFENVVRQLEKFPRVFNVKIGTLERVRAFWHLDHGNVSETVNEFLSPLSITIEFPQWHRELMVSVLLRLEAPNLALKVLRAPGCPVSPQLELTTLVQNNLISEAFSLQRRTPQPDGRQLVWFIEAILMAGTPETLLEFALNDEEKHVLRSYLRDCPLETSDSLLLGHLLQNFEFVEAVQFVDRLGRKRNVEVQKEILGLYHNALDPMSQQLAYLTYQHPAELEPKGTNAASPNSPADALETLSSRLIRQRADFRVRVLHQSVAAVKEAAIKTGLQHDRPFLDKPSLGVFQCRPTVRSFNVCYPVRLDPSMKKRRQRDWDVSDEDLAMGRKPPVPLLNEEDGFGNPRKKRYLGPSDRDISVPSNEGTGRRRKFADFEFPVPVIPEFRPMKPKFNFTAANSTLISSMERATHSEKSTSHSPSIFLTTPPFAKKQPLQRDPQNRSGSADGDEAHDDSYTPPGILKSTQSLQGRNSSPIAAHDRIAADGEEKVLRFDLPPGSTTLEDSCLVDDTKELPNEEETVAAAAGTASHLATPVLRHDLDLSGISNDDFYSPEVTMEQNSLQQVLASGGPFGRRSIHNSRSGTPVTGVLPGEGGNNIAIIIEDHYEEDDEQRAKEQQQDEEMEMEVDEGDVPPSSEHVFVIEDSDGEQVNESHPERPAAVSDEGDEIVILDEESFNQRGPLAAEENESKKQGAIVVVRHEEHVMEQEASADITGSVHEEEEEEQDEEQDEEQDGEQDEEEQEHEEDDASGEEAVDEEDAYEESLEEEEEEENGSQEAVDEDSVLEVIDLSDEEKPAEANPEDNDDDPEEYVFSSTSQSSSTSSSDGHDGDGMQPPGAVPLNVAVAESASDNLDAAEGSPPGWHYEQSHPDINVDNLYDDIIELEQVGEPPQEQSLASTAPDDAMGYIQVPTTSSSTHRTEAEGLATSGGDGGEAESSEVEDLSVPQQETDGVEDGVAARDLSVAAAADQWPDNVASSSSSLSAAGPSLNASAPVTSAAPSATTTASPQTTPTQEKVFGQPKNAHELEVPAMNLSVKPDEAHGSSRKNSKGEENGLTEDARALNLSAGQQELAEQGLIDADDGNVSSNQEEENEKAVREEAQSSDETRAEDHEELEAELRVSDDEASSEKPAEESVQETKSTDQGSKEEPGAEVTDSPKQASKGAFMHHDDAEASTSTPRTNVKTRLMAALEKSATTVEQPHTPSRRRGMRASSVLAETTTTPLSPMLSRSRRFTSADNLAGSTPEPTQPLTPRRSTRAASLVKELFTGSGATPQKRARRTSQASIEPEQGETIVNRSHDSVEEPREPSERSFASSTASSTRRSMRLKKSSQMPQTHEPTTTGPSDGQAAAGPLLAEYSTNRRLTRHQLAVMEKSMGGMIGSDRSAAAPPPPPRRVSVDRRSHDVTETGGGDSESESIVSNVSNQSSVRTTRSRASRTTTTRSKRGSSRKRNEPDEEQQAGDSDSDQSLVYASSQRSAVGLEPIAEEGESNPSTTRTRRGRLAKNAK
- the LOC118504997 gene encoding ATP-binding cassette sub-family F member 2, producing the protein MAPDKKQKGRNKKSIPVTSSKKDDKKIANGGTNGAAATAEMTEEEALCAKLDEEARINAEARACTGSLAVHPRSRDIKFSNFSITFFGCELLQDTMLELNCGRRYGLLGANGCGKSSLLSVLGNREVAIPDHIDIFHLTREIPASSKSAIQCVMEVDEERIKLEKMADALVDQEDDEAQEQLMDIYDRLDEMSADQAEAKASRILHGLGFSKEMQQKAAKDFSGGWRMRIALARALYVKPHLLLLDEPTNHLDLDACVWLEEELKTYKRILVIISHSQDFLNGVCTNIIHMTQKRLKYYTGNYEQFVKTRLELLENQMKQYNWEQDQIAHMKNYIARFGHGSAKLARQAQSKEKTLAKMVAQGLTEKAVDEKQLNFCFPSCGTIPPPVIMVQNVSFRYNEQTPYIYKNLEFGIDLDTRLALVGPNGAGKSTLLKLLYGDLVPTAGMIRKNSHLRIARYHQHLHELLDMDASPLDYMLKSFPEVVEREEMRKIIGRYGLTGRQQVCPIRQLSDGQRCRVVFAYLAWKKPHLLLLDEPTNHLDMETIDALAEAINDFEGGLVLVSHDFRLINQVAEEIWVCEKGTVTKWNGNILDYKEHLKKNIAKEARINNGPAK